A genomic region of Antennarius striatus isolate MH-2024 chromosome 2, ASM4005453v1, whole genome shotgun sequence contains the following coding sequences:
- the nppb gene encoding natriuretic peptides B, which translates to MLLSSIPFCGLLLLINLQLFTTYPISPGLTESDMEILQVILTKLEDSVSQQSEGDRLPAERDDVDSIAEDAVGLRPQTGPREAVLRAFVSTKSLGNEAMQRSSGCFGRRMDRIGSMSSLGCNTVGKYNPK; encoded by the exons ATGCTGCTGTCGTCCATTCCCTTCtgtggcctcctcctcctcatcaacCTGCAGCTGTTCACCACATATCCCATCAGCCCCGGCTTGACGGAGAGCGACATGGAGATCCTGCAG GTTATCCTAACCAAGCTGGAGGACTCAGTGTCCCAGCAGTCCGAGGGGGACCGACTTCCTGCAGAGAGGGACGATGTGGACAGCATAGCGGAGGACGCAGTCGGTTTGAGACCCCAGACTGGACCCCGTGAAGCGGTCCTCAGGGCGTTCGTCTCCACCAAGAGCCTCGGCAATGAGGCGATGCAGAGATCCTCGGGCTGCTTCGGCCGACGGATGGACAGAATCGGCTCCATGAGCTCCCTGGGCTGCAACACTGTAGGCAAATACA ACCCAAAGTAA
- the nppa gene encoding natriuretic peptides A, which produces MRTAVLGGLLVLLCQHTLVSSHVLGRPSSTSDLAQLKALLERFEDTLAEAAQQEVSDYDVTDQDPDHSQAGPGWNLDQEGDQEPLVQDRSQGLAEGRIRAANPRSRLQDLLMTTRKRASSCFGARMDRIGNASGLGCNNGRG; this is translated from the exons ATGAGGACTGCGGTCCTGGGGGGCCTTCTGGTCCTACTGTGTCAGCACACACTGGTGAGCAGCCACGTACTGGGAAGACCCTCGTCCACCAGTGACCTGGCTCAGCTCAAG GCTTTACTGGAGCGCTTCGAGGACACGCTGGCTGAAGCAGCCCAGCAGGAGGTCTCAGATTACGACGTCACAGACCAAGACCCAGATCACAGCCAGGCCGGCCCGGGTTGGAACCTGGACCAGGAGGGGGATCAAGAACCGTTGGTACAGGACAGATCTCAGGGGTTAGCTGAGGGCCGTATCAGGGCAGCAAACCCAAGGAGCCGCCTGCAGGACCTGTTGATGACCACCAGGAAACGGGCCTCCAGCTGCTTCGGAGCCAGGATGGACCGAATAGGAAACGCCAGCGGTCTGGGATGCAACAACGGACGAG GTTAG
- the nppal gene encoding natriuretic peptide A-like, which yields MSSRLCVCCLSALLLITGVGTGPVPDLQSVKHLLEEELHAVPRTPSDLLGVGDGDTDKSVFGAPGPHTWGPADSSNSALDAKEDIFGRLMQDLVKTSKRSWSRYRKGGLRGGLRSCFGVRLDRIGSFSGLGC from the exons ATGAGCTCccgtctgtgtgtctgctgtttGTCTGCGCTGCTACTCATCACAGGGGTGGGAACCGGACCCGTTCCAGACCTGCAG AGTGTGAAgcatctcctggaggaggagctccacGCCGTGCCACGCACCCCCTCGGACCTGCTGGGGGTCGGAGATGGGGACACGGACAAGTCAGTGTTCGGGGCCCCGGGGCCGCACACATGGGGCCCGGCCGACTCCAGCAACTCGGCACTGGATGCCAAGGAGGACATCTTTGGGCGGCTCATGCAGGACCTGGTGAAGACCTCCAAGCGCTCCTGGAGTCGCTACAGGAAGGGTGGACTTCGGGGGGGTCTGCGGAGCTGCTTCGGGGTCCGGCTTGACAGGATCGGGTCCTTCAGCGGGCTGGGGTGCTGA